From the genome of Cinclus cinclus chromosome 12, bCinCin1.1, whole genome shotgun sequence, one region includes:
- the ATXN7 gene encoding ataxin-7 isoform X3, protein MRNMPIFGLCPAHDDFYLVMCNHCNQVVKPQAFQSHYERRHSSSSKPPLTPPSSSVFSLISSFPSKNKGSSGSGSNRSSSGGTSASSSSNSKLLKSPKDKLQISGNNRLMHSVQHSKVPHDKIMTPSVKVEKIHPKIDGAQLKAAVGPTCSTTVSSSIKTGLNCPSIPKPPLPSPGQILNGKGLLSVPPFLEKKPEENTNNRKFLHKRLSEREFDPDIYCGVIDVETRKPCTRSLTCKTHSLTQRRAVQGRRKRFDVLLAEHKSKTREKELLRHSDHHQQMPPLREPHPSPTKTSQELHQNSHGVTLTESKPLLPNKPKPHPPSLPRPPGCPAQQSGNAPSESPSVHESPHPPLPAAEPASRLSSDEGECDEKEEPVEKLDCHYSGHHPQPAAFCTFGSQQIGRGYYVFDKRWNHIRCALDYMLEKHLNSQMWKKIPPASSNTASVRAPHRTNPMPASQHGVSAAGFLLPTTVMSSPALVSPSCVSLHSKSVPSHGTTLNANPAALGAVDPVCSMQSRQVSSSPSTPTVLSSVPSPMPSKPQKMKSSKSFKPKESSAGSGTCNSTGSVSSSGGSGKKRKNSSALLAPSHSTESFRKNCVVNSGNSGTSYHPSVTASSHGVGLNCMTSKANSVSLKHDQSGRGPPTGSPAESIKRMSVMMNSSDSTLSLGPFVHQSSELTVNSHSSFSHSHTSLDKLIGKKRKCSPGSSSINSSSSKSNKVAKLTSVNNVHAKHTGAIPGTQGLMNNSLFHQPKARP, encoded by the exons ataTGCCAATATTTGGTCTTTGCCCGGCTCATGATGATTTCTATTTGGTGATGTGTAACCACTGTAATCAGGTCGTAAAACCACAGGCATTTCAATCACATTATG AAAGAAGACACAGCTCCTCTAGCAAGCCACCTTTGACTCCTCCCTCTTCTTCAGTATTTTCCCTCATTTCATCTTTCCCATCAAAAAACAAAGGTAGCAGTGGAAGTGGGAGCAATCGTTCATCCAGTGGAGGTACTAgtgcatcatcatcatcaaatTCCAAGTTGTTGAAATCACCCAAAGACAAGCTGCAGATCAGCGGAAACAACAGGTTAATGCATTCGGTACAGCACAGCAAAGTTCCCCATGACAAAAT TATGACTCCATCTGTCAAAGTGGAAAAGATTCATCCAAAGATAGATGGTGCCCAACTGAAAGCTGCTGTTGGTCCAACTTGTTCTACTACTGTGAGTTCCTCAATAAAGACTGGCCTTAATTGTCCCTCAATACCAAAGCCACCCTTGCCTTCCCCTGGACAGATACTGAATGGTAAAGGTCTTCTCTCTGTGCCTCCATTTTTGGAAAAGAAACCTGAAGAAAATACGAATAATAGGAAATTTTTACATAAAAGATTGTcag AGAGAGAATTTGATCCTGATATATACTGTGGTGTCATTGATGTGGAAACCAGGAAACCTTGTACTAGGTCTTTAACATGCAAG ACACATTCCTTAACCCAGCGGAGGGCTGTACAGGGTCGAAGAAAACGATTTGATGTGTTATTAGCTGagcacaaaagcaaaaccagggaAAAGGAACTTCTTCGACATTCGGATCATCATCAGCAGATGCCCCCTCTCAGGGAACCACATCCCTCACCTACTAAAacttcccaggagctgcaccaaAATTCTCATGGAGTTACTCTTACAGAATCAAAGCCTTTATTACCTAATAAACCCAAACCTCATCCCCCCAGTCTTCCAAG GCCTCCAGGCTGTCCAGCCCAGCAGAGTGGAAATGCCCCCAGTGAGTCTCCTTCTGTCCACGAGTCCCCACACCCTCCCTtgcctgcagctgagccagcaTCTCGGTTATCCAGTGATGAGGGAGAATGTGATGAAAAAGAAGAGCCTGTTGAAAAACTGGATTGTCATTATTCAGGTCATCATCCTCAACCAGCCGCT ttttgcaCATTTGGTAGTCAGCAAATTGGAAGAGGTTATTACGTGTTTGACAAGCGGTGGAACCATATTCGATGTGCACTTGACTACATGTTGGAGAAGCATCTTAATTCACAGATGTGGAA GAAAATTCCTCCAGCATCCAGTAACACAGCATCAGTCCGTGCCCCACATCGGACAAACCCGATGCCTGCTTCTCAGCACGGTGTCAGTGCAGCAGGGTTCCTCTTGCCCACCACGGTTATGTCATCGCCAGCGTTGGTCTCTCCCTCCTGTGTGTCTCTGCACAGCAAATCGGTACCATCCCATGGGACGACACTGAATGCCAACCCCGCTGCTCTGGGTGCAGTGGATCCTGTCTGCAGTATGCAATCAAGACAAGTGTCTTCTTCCCCTTCGACACCTACAGTGCTTTCCTCTGTACCTTCACCTATGCCCAGCAAACCTCAGAAAATGAAATCCAGCAAATCTTTTAAACCTAAGGAATCTTCTGCTGGCAGTGGCACCTGTAACAGCACCGGCAGCGTCAGTAGCAGCGGCGGCTCAGGAAAGAAGCGTAAAAACAGTTCCGCACTGCTCGCACCTTCTCATTCCACAGAGTCCTTTAGAAAAAACTGTGTGGTTAACTCTGGAAACTCTGGGACCTCCTATCATCCTTCAGTGACAGCTTCGTCCCACGGCGTTGGCCTCAACTGTATGACTAGCAAAGCTAACTCTGTTAGCCTCAAACATGACCAATCAGGGAGGGGTCCTCCAACCGGGAGCCCTGCAGAATCCATAAAGAGAATGAGTGTGATGATGAACAGCAGCGACTCCACGCTCTCCTTAGGGCCATTTGTTCATCAGTCTAGTGAGCTGACTGTAAATTCACACAGCAGTTTTTCACATTCACATACTTCCCTTGACAAATtaataggaaagaaaagaaagtgctcACCTGGTTCAAGCAGcatcaacagcagcagcagcaaatcaAACAAAGTTGCCAAATTGACATCCGTGAACAATGTTCATGCAAAACACACTGGTGCAATCCCAGGGACGCAAGGACTGATGAACAATTCTCTGTTTCATCAG CCAAAGGCCCGTCCCTGA
- the ATXN7 gene encoding ataxin-7 isoform X4 — protein sequence MPIFGLCPAHDDFYLVMCNHCNQVVKPQAFQSHYERRHSSSSKPPLTPPSSSVFSLISSFPSKNKGSSGSGSNRSSSGGTSASSSSNSKLLKSPKDKLQISGNNRLMHSVQHSKVPHDKIMTPSVKVEKIHPKIDGAQLKAAVGPTCSTTVSSSIKTGLNCPSIPKPPLPSPGQILNGKGLLSVPPFLEKKPEENTNNRKFLHKRLSEREFDPDIYCGVIDVETRKPCTRSLTCKTHSLTQRRAVQGRRKRFDVLLAEHKSKTREKELLRHSDHHQQMPPLREPHPSPTKTSQELHQNSHGVTLTESKPLLPNKPKPHPPSLPRPPGCPAQQSGNAPSESPSVHESPHPPLPAAEPASRLSSDEGECDEKEEPVEKLDCHYSGHHPQPAAFCTFGSQQIGRGYYVFDKRWNHIRCALDYMLEKHLNSQMWKKIPPASSNTASVRAPHRTNPMPASQHGVSAAGFLLPTTVMSSPALVSPSCVSLHSKSVPSHGTTLNANPAALGAVDPVCSMQSRQVSSSPSTPTVLSSVPSPMPSKPQKMKSSKSFKPKESSAGSGTCNSTGSVSSSGGSGKKRKNSSALLAPSHSTESFRKNCVVNSGNSGTSYHPSVTASSHGVGLNCMTSKANSVSLKHDQSGRGPPTGSPAESIKRMSVMMNSSDSTLSLGPFVHQSSELTVNSHSSFSHSHTSLDKLIGKKRKCSPGSSSINSSSSKSNKVAKLTSVNNVHAKHTGAIPGTQGLMNNSLFHQPKARP from the exons aTGCCAATATTTGGTCTTTGCCCGGCTCATGATGATTTCTATTTGGTGATGTGTAACCACTGTAATCAGGTCGTAAAACCACAGGCATTTCAATCACATTATG AAAGAAGACACAGCTCCTCTAGCAAGCCACCTTTGACTCCTCCCTCTTCTTCAGTATTTTCCCTCATTTCATCTTTCCCATCAAAAAACAAAGGTAGCAGTGGAAGTGGGAGCAATCGTTCATCCAGTGGAGGTACTAgtgcatcatcatcatcaaatTCCAAGTTGTTGAAATCACCCAAAGACAAGCTGCAGATCAGCGGAAACAACAGGTTAATGCATTCGGTACAGCACAGCAAAGTTCCCCATGACAAAAT TATGACTCCATCTGTCAAAGTGGAAAAGATTCATCCAAAGATAGATGGTGCCCAACTGAAAGCTGCTGTTGGTCCAACTTGTTCTACTACTGTGAGTTCCTCAATAAAGACTGGCCTTAATTGTCCCTCAATACCAAAGCCACCCTTGCCTTCCCCTGGACAGATACTGAATGGTAAAGGTCTTCTCTCTGTGCCTCCATTTTTGGAAAAGAAACCTGAAGAAAATACGAATAATAGGAAATTTTTACATAAAAGATTGTcag AGAGAGAATTTGATCCTGATATATACTGTGGTGTCATTGATGTGGAAACCAGGAAACCTTGTACTAGGTCTTTAACATGCAAG ACACATTCCTTAACCCAGCGGAGGGCTGTACAGGGTCGAAGAAAACGATTTGATGTGTTATTAGCTGagcacaaaagcaaaaccagggaAAAGGAACTTCTTCGACATTCGGATCATCATCAGCAGATGCCCCCTCTCAGGGAACCACATCCCTCACCTACTAAAacttcccaggagctgcaccaaAATTCTCATGGAGTTACTCTTACAGAATCAAAGCCTTTATTACCTAATAAACCCAAACCTCATCCCCCCAGTCTTCCAAG GCCTCCAGGCTGTCCAGCCCAGCAGAGTGGAAATGCCCCCAGTGAGTCTCCTTCTGTCCACGAGTCCCCACACCCTCCCTtgcctgcagctgagccagcaTCTCGGTTATCCAGTGATGAGGGAGAATGTGATGAAAAAGAAGAGCCTGTTGAAAAACTGGATTGTCATTATTCAGGTCATCATCCTCAACCAGCCGCT ttttgcaCATTTGGTAGTCAGCAAATTGGAAGAGGTTATTACGTGTTTGACAAGCGGTGGAACCATATTCGATGTGCACTTGACTACATGTTGGAGAAGCATCTTAATTCACAGATGTGGAA GAAAATTCCTCCAGCATCCAGTAACACAGCATCAGTCCGTGCCCCACATCGGACAAACCCGATGCCTGCTTCTCAGCACGGTGTCAGTGCAGCAGGGTTCCTCTTGCCCACCACGGTTATGTCATCGCCAGCGTTGGTCTCTCCCTCCTGTGTGTCTCTGCACAGCAAATCGGTACCATCCCATGGGACGACACTGAATGCCAACCCCGCTGCTCTGGGTGCAGTGGATCCTGTCTGCAGTATGCAATCAAGACAAGTGTCTTCTTCCCCTTCGACACCTACAGTGCTTTCCTCTGTACCTTCACCTATGCCCAGCAAACCTCAGAAAATGAAATCCAGCAAATCTTTTAAACCTAAGGAATCTTCTGCTGGCAGTGGCACCTGTAACAGCACCGGCAGCGTCAGTAGCAGCGGCGGCTCAGGAAAGAAGCGTAAAAACAGTTCCGCACTGCTCGCACCTTCTCATTCCACAGAGTCCTTTAGAAAAAACTGTGTGGTTAACTCTGGAAACTCTGGGACCTCCTATCATCCTTCAGTGACAGCTTCGTCCCACGGCGTTGGCCTCAACTGTATGACTAGCAAAGCTAACTCTGTTAGCCTCAAACATGACCAATCAGGGAGGGGTCCTCCAACCGGGAGCCCTGCAGAATCCATAAAGAGAATGAGTGTGATGATGAACAGCAGCGACTCCACGCTCTCCTTAGGGCCATTTGTTCATCAGTCTAGTGAGCTGACTGTAAATTCACACAGCAGTTTTTCACATTCACATACTTCCCTTGACAAATtaataggaaagaaaagaaagtgctcACCTGGTTCAAGCAGcatcaacagcagcagcagcaaatcaAACAAAGTTGCCAAATTGACATCCGTGAACAATGTTCATGCAAAACACACTGGTGCAATCCCAGGGACGCAAGGACTGATGAACAATTCTCTGTTTCATCAG CCAAAGGCCCGTCCCTGA
- the ATXN7 gene encoding ataxin-7 isoform X2 gives MAAVGERRSLPSPEAMLGQPWSHWVDAAKLHGNDGTALEESFKEYGRNREAMRLCREERRHSSSSKPPLTPPSSSVFSLISSFPSKNKGSSGSGSNRSSSGGTSASSSSNSKLLKSPKDKLQISGNNRLMHSVQHSKVPHDKIMTPSVKVEKIHPKIDGAQLKAAVGPTCSTTVSSSIKTGLNCPSIPKPPLPSPGQILNGKGLLSVPPFLEKKPEENTNNRKFLHKRLSEREFDPDIYCGVIDVETRKPCTRSLTCKTHSLTQRRAVQGRRKRFDVLLAEHKSKTREKELLRHSDHHQQMPPLREPHPSPTKTSQELHQNSHGVTLTESKPLLPNKPKPHPPSLPRPPGCPAQQSGNAPSESPSVHESPHPPLPAAEPASRLSSDEGECDEKEEPVEKLDCHYSGHHPQPAAFCTFGSQQIGRGYYVFDKRWNHIRCALDYMLEKHLNSQMWKKIPPASSNTASVRAPHRTNPMPASQHGVSAAGFLLPTTVMSSPALVSPSCVSLHSKSVPSHGTTLNANPAALGAVDPVCSMQSRQVSSSPSTPTVLSSVPSPMPSKPQKMKSSKSFKPKESSAGSGTCNSTGSVSSSGGSGKKRKNSSALLAPSHSTESFRKNCVVNSGNSGTSYHPSVTASSHGVGLNCMTSKANSVSLKHDQSGRGPPTGSPAESIKRMSVMMNSSDSTLSLGPFVHQSSELTVNSHSSFSHSHTSLDKLIGKKRKCSPGSSSINSSSSKSNKVAKLTSVNNVHAKHTGAIPGTQGLMNNSLFHQPKARP, from the exons AAAGAAGACACAGCTCCTCTAGCAAGCCACCTTTGACTCCTCCCTCTTCTTCAGTATTTTCCCTCATTTCATCTTTCCCATCAAAAAACAAAGGTAGCAGTGGAAGTGGGAGCAATCGTTCATCCAGTGGAGGTACTAgtgcatcatcatcatcaaatTCCAAGTTGTTGAAATCACCCAAAGACAAGCTGCAGATCAGCGGAAACAACAGGTTAATGCATTCGGTACAGCACAGCAAAGTTCCCCATGACAAAAT TATGACTCCATCTGTCAAAGTGGAAAAGATTCATCCAAAGATAGATGGTGCCCAACTGAAAGCTGCTGTTGGTCCAACTTGTTCTACTACTGTGAGTTCCTCAATAAAGACTGGCCTTAATTGTCCCTCAATACCAAAGCCACCCTTGCCTTCCCCTGGACAGATACTGAATGGTAAAGGTCTTCTCTCTGTGCCTCCATTTTTGGAAAAGAAACCTGAAGAAAATACGAATAATAGGAAATTTTTACATAAAAGATTGTcag AGAGAGAATTTGATCCTGATATATACTGTGGTGTCATTGATGTGGAAACCAGGAAACCTTGTACTAGGTCTTTAACATGCAAG ACACATTCCTTAACCCAGCGGAGGGCTGTACAGGGTCGAAGAAAACGATTTGATGTGTTATTAGCTGagcacaaaagcaaaaccagggaAAAGGAACTTCTTCGACATTCGGATCATCATCAGCAGATGCCCCCTCTCAGGGAACCACATCCCTCACCTACTAAAacttcccaggagctgcaccaaAATTCTCATGGAGTTACTCTTACAGAATCAAAGCCTTTATTACCTAATAAACCCAAACCTCATCCCCCCAGTCTTCCAAG GCCTCCAGGCTGTCCAGCCCAGCAGAGTGGAAATGCCCCCAGTGAGTCTCCTTCTGTCCACGAGTCCCCACACCCTCCCTtgcctgcagctgagccagcaTCTCGGTTATCCAGTGATGAGGGAGAATGTGATGAAAAAGAAGAGCCTGTTGAAAAACTGGATTGTCATTATTCAGGTCATCATCCTCAACCAGCCGCT ttttgcaCATTTGGTAGTCAGCAAATTGGAAGAGGTTATTACGTGTTTGACAAGCGGTGGAACCATATTCGATGTGCACTTGACTACATGTTGGAGAAGCATCTTAATTCACAGATGTGGAA GAAAATTCCTCCAGCATCCAGTAACACAGCATCAGTCCGTGCCCCACATCGGACAAACCCGATGCCTGCTTCTCAGCACGGTGTCAGTGCAGCAGGGTTCCTCTTGCCCACCACGGTTATGTCATCGCCAGCGTTGGTCTCTCCCTCCTGTGTGTCTCTGCACAGCAAATCGGTACCATCCCATGGGACGACACTGAATGCCAACCCCGCTGCTCTGGGTGCAGTGGATCCTGTCTGCAGTATGCAATCAAGACAAGTGTCTTCTTCCCCTTCGACACCTACAGTGCTTTCCTCTGTACCTTCACCTATGCCCAGCAAACCTCAGAAAATGAAATCCAGCAAATCTTTTAAACCTAAGGAATCTTCTGCTGGCAGTGGCACCTGTAACAGCACCGGCAGCGTCAGTAGCAGCGGCGGCTCAGGAAAGAAGCGTAAAAACAGTTCCGCACTGCTCGCACCTTCTCATTCCACAGAGTCCTTTAGAAAAAACTGTGTGGTTAACTCTGGAAACTCTGGGACCTCCTATCATCCTTCAGTGACAGCTTCGTCCCACGGCGTTGGCCTCAACTGTATGACTAGCAAAGCTAACTCTGTTAGCCTCAAACATGACCAATCAGGGAGGGGTCCTCCAACCGGGAGCCCTGCAGAATCCATAAAGAGAATGAGTGTGATGATGAACAGCAGCGACTCCACGCTCTCCTTAGGGCCATTTGTTCATCAGTCTAGTGAGCTGACTGTAAATTCACACAGCAGTTTTTCACATTCACATACTTCCCTTGACAAATtaataggaaagaaaagaaagtgctcACCTGGTTCAAGCAGcatcaacagcagcagcagcaaatcaAACAAAGTTGCCAAATTGACATCCGTGAACAATGTTCATGCAAAACACACTGGTGCAATCCCAGGGACGCAAGGACTGATGAACAATTCTCTGTTTCATCAG CCAAAGGCCCGTCCCTGA